GCGTCGAACGATTCGAATCCGCTGTCGGAACCGAAGTGCAAATCTTCGTTTCCGTTTCGATGGCGCTCCTCTTCATCGGACAAGCGTGGCGGCTCTACATCGAGTACGAAGCCGACGGCTTCTCCTGGAACTCGCTCACCTCCGAACGCAAGCTGGTGCTCGGGGTGCACGTTCTCTGGTTTGTCATGCTTCCGCTGGTCGCTTTGACACCGATCCGCCCGATTGTGACGCAGCCTTCGACCTTCGAGCGCTTGCTCTTTTGGTCGGAGTTCATGCTCACCGTGCGCCTGTTCGCCACTCTGTTTGCAATCATTCGGCTGGTGATTCAGGAACGTAGCAATCCGGCATTTGTGTTCGTCGTTTCGTTCTTTCTGCTGATTGCGACCGGCACGCTCCTCTTGATGCTTCCGGTCTGCTGGATTCAGAAAGAAGGGAACCTGACCGAAGAATCGGCCCCCGCTTTGGTCGCCCTTTTCACCGCCACAAGCGCCAGCTGCGTCACGGGGCTGGTGGTGGTGGATACCGGAACCTCGTGGACCCGCACAGGGCAGGGGGTGATCCTCGCGCTCATTCAAGCAGGTGGTCTTGGGGTGATGACGTTCGGTGGCTTTTTTGCGCTCGGTCAGCGGCGCAGCTTTTTGGTGCGCGAAAGTGTCTTTCTCGGGAAACTGCTCGATGCCGATGATGCCACCGCTGTCCGTTCGCTGATTCGCTCGATCTTCGTGTTTACGTTCATCAGCGAAGCGCTGGGAGCAATTGCCCTTTACACCATGGCTCCCGCTGGGCCGACTGGCGACCGGGTTTGGTTTGGCGTGTTTCATTCGGTCAGTGCGTTTTGTAATGCCGGTTTTGGGCTCCTTCCGAAAAACCTCGAAGGCTACGGTCACACTTGGCAAGTTTGGGGGGGCGTTGCCTCGCTGATCATCGTGGGTGGTCTCGGTTTCGATGTCCTCCGCAACACCACCACCTACATCGCCTCGCAGCTCGGCACCAAGTTTGCGCCCGATCTCGCGCGGCGCTATATCCCGATGACCAGGCTCACCGCCACCTCGCGCCTTGTGCTTTGGACGACCGGAATATTGCTCGCCGCTGGGACCATTTCGCTGCTCGTGCTCGAGCTCAATAACGACGTGAACAACGACAAACCGATCGGCGCACAAA
This window of the Pirellula staleyi DSM 6068 genome carries:
- a CDS encoding potassium transporter TrkG, producing the protein MNPTLPETFIARKRAASRLRLADGVLLVFAIATLLLGHGVERFESAVGTEVQIFVSVSMALLFIGQAWRLYIEYEADGFSWNSLTSERKLVLGVHVLWFVMLPLVALTPIRPIVTQPSTFERLLFWSEFMLTVRLFATLFAIIRLVIQERSNPAFVFVVSFFLLIATGTLLLMLPVCWIQKEGNLTEESAPALVALFTATSASCVTGLVVVDTGTSWTRTGQGVILALIQAGGLGVMTFGGFFALGQRRSFLVRESVFLGKLLDADDATAVRSLIRSIFVFTFISEALGAIALYTMAPAGPTGDRVWFGVFHSVSAFCNAGFGLLPKNLEGYGHTWQVWGGVASLIIVGGLGFDVLRNTTTYIASQLGTKFAPDLARRYIPMTRLTATSRLVLWTTGILLAAGTISLLVLELNNDVNNDKPIGAQIADAWFQSVSCRTAGFNTIDFAKITPGSKLFCIGLMFIGASPGSTGGGIKTVVFAVTVLATATVVTSRERLEVGGRTIPDMTIKRAIAMLGLAISVVLIASLLIVILEDKPELFLDHLFEVTSAFGTVGLSTGVTAALKPASQLVLVLTMFLGRVGPLTMLVALARQRPAPNYEYPTERVTLG